AAAAGAAGTAGCAAAAATGAGGATGCTGAAATAGATGTGGACATATTAGTAGTGATACGATTAAGAATGAAGATATTCTGGACAAGTTGAGATGATACGAACATGTCAAAAGGAGATGCATAGATGTCCGGTGAGGAGGTGCGAGAGGTTGGCTATGAAAGGTATGAAAGAGGTATAGGTAGGCCCAACAAGTATTGAGAAGAGGTGAATAGAACGACATGGCACACCTACAACATATCGAGGACCTTATCTTAGATTGATATCATATGGAGGTCGAGTATTAGAATAGAAGATTAGTAGGTCGTCGAACGCTGTCTAGTTTCTCTTATGagttttgttattattactcatattatcTTATCctacaattttattattacttgttGTTTCCTATGCTTCAATTATCGCACTACGTTGTTGATTTAGTTTTCTTCTCCATTATGGCCTAGCATAACTAGTACTACACTTCACCTTCACCCTTTAACTTCCCTTgcatacaacctctctacccTTACAAACTAGGGGTAAGACTACATACATACTACCCTCCCAAGACCCAGGATATGTAATTGTTGATTGATTTGAATTCGTACCAACTTGGTATGCTAATAGCCAAAAAGACTAACTTACAATACTAGCAAATACCCAACATAGACATAAAAAACAAAAGCACAGCGGGGCTAAAGACAGAGTAAAACCCAAAATGGGTATGAGGGTATTAAGAGAACCACCTTCTACGATTGCGCCTAGCAGCGTCACGCGTCCTGCGCTTCTTCTCATCTTGCGAGTTCTCAAAATATCTCCTACGCTTGCATTCCTGGATTACCCCAGCTCTCATAACCTCCCTCCTAAATCGGCCGAGAAGCTTTTCTTCCGGTTCATTATCACCCACAATAACCTGAACATTATAAGCCGATCTGAAGTAAAGGGTGTTCGCATAAGCAAGTGAGGGACATGTTACGGCCATAATATCGGAATCAGAAGACGATACTGGTAATATTGAGTATTTGTGATTGTCATTGGATGAAACGACCATTGACGAAGAATCATTGTTAGGTCTTGAAGAAGTGAGAGAATCAACGGCGGAGGGAGAGAATTGAAGGGTTGGAGCTTTGGGTGTTGGGGGTTTGGAAGGgttgaagaaggagaagagaTTGGCTATGGATGAGACAGCCATTTGAGGATTGGAATGAAGTTGTGGAGAGAGCTAACTGTATCCTTTTGGATAAAATGATTACTCTTGTTGAAGTAGAGGCTTGTTTGGATAATATGAGTCTTTTTTACAAATGTAACGATATATGTGAGTTACTTTTGTAACGAGAGTATATTAACTCTAAATAGTAAAgttaaaagatatattaaattattttctctaGTATCTAGCTCGAGCACTAGTttaaggggttgtttggtaTCTAATTAGAAATTGAGTTAtacatttattaaattttgtatacGTTAATATCATATTTGGTAATTTATTATGAGGTAAATAATTTATGTGAAATTAATATGGTGTTCGATTTGAAACTTAAACTTCTGCTTAATTAATGCATGTATAAGTTAAGAGGAAATTTATACATTATTTCATGCGaaatcaaaaatgaaataatcgaTATATATGTAGCTAACATATAAATAACTaatctttataaatattttatataaatttattcataaataatttctaTACCACTATCATTtgcataattttaattaattactaaacaAACCCTTAACTACAgtgtataatatattattaaaattatttccaaatcaatatcaaattttatattaaatgttatatttagTATACTATTTACGAGTATATAATATATTACTCAATCTATGTTATATTTGTggcccttttttttttctactgAAAAAGCACGAACGTGTCTCTTTATTTAGCAATTTGAAGagaaattatattgttatttaatgTGAGATTAatgattctaaattaaaattttgattgagAATCATTTTCTaagttgatattattattattattttaaaatgtcttGACGAGATGATATACAAAATTTGAGAATATTTGGGGCGATTCAAAAGTGGCAAACATCATTGCCTTTGTATTGTGTATCACATGTATGATGCATGTATGTCATGTATAGGATACTGATGCAAATGATCAGGTCTGACTCAATAAAATTGTGGtttaaagtcaaattttaaagagcaattttaataatttttttaattttttttaaaaaaataataatcatatatatatttatttaaaatctttttcCAGTATTTTAGATGTGAAGTCATTAATTACTATTTTCTAATCGATTTgttttagtaattatttttgaattgataATATAGCTAATGCATTCATTATCACATTGTTGATGTTAGAtgaatttttatcaattttaattttgaaaaaattctttCGGCCGAGGCGATAGTTACATGAATTGTTAACATTATTCTATAAGCAAAATATGCATTAGGATTAGAATCGagtctttttatttgattgagtattTTTATTAATGTGACATCTTCTTCTTGTATTATTTCCcttaataataactaaaacgAGAATATATATACTTACTAACTAAGAAtatcaataataacaaaagttcatgaaaaattataaaataaatttagtataATAAAACTTGGCTCACGAATTTAAATAGTTTGTGtttctttaatataataattgttTGTTGCATTTCttaagattttgaagaaaacaCTCAAAAGcgaattttattctttttaacttGTAAGCAATAGAATGATAAAATTTTGCACGTCTTAACAATGTGGACTACTGATTAAGACGGCTcctacaatatatatatatatatatatatatatatatatatatatatgagagcTCTTAATTTTCCATATCTCTCCTTTAGTTGTTCCATTTCATTTGGGATACCTATCTTTTACTATTTCGAAGTAACAAAGGAAACAAAACACATTTCATAACAATTTGatatagatagataattgaataacCTTATCAAATTGTCATGATTCTAATGATACAAACATAGAAGTTTATAGCATGCAGTTTATGAAAACACATACGTGactttatgttatattctacaaaattattttgttaaattgcTCTCAATTCATACAGAATCCTCATAAGTTTATGAAAATGGTaacttatttcaaaatttgCAATATGTTAATTGCTATTTCAAGGAAAATGTCATATTACTTCTCCAGTAAAGTTAAACATACCTCTTTTATAACTGATACTATTACGGagacaaaagataaatatttattaataccGTCTAGAAATATTTGAATGATTTGTTTATAGAAATTGCAGATTAAATCTTGTATTTAGAATAACATATAGTACTATTTCTCTTTCAAACACATGACAAGATATATAATCTCTAATAAATTTACAAATTAAAGATTTCGAAGATATTAGGGCTACTAAATTAGGTGTTATATTTCTCCTCACGCATCTCTTCTCTTCATATTATCTCTCTTAATTTTTTCCAGCACACTTTGGTGACTTCTTCTAGTGTGTATGATGTAAAACTTCAATACCTAATGAAAAATAATCTTAGAAAGTCAAATTCAATGCTCTAATGTTTATTAATGAGCTTATGTGGTTTCTTCTGAGTTTAACTCTGTACGAGATACATATTTCAATTTCAATCCATAACCACCAAACAGAGTTTCAACAACAGTtgttttcaaaattcataaaatttcatCACAACGTCGAACAGAAAGAAATCAATAACTCAGGTGATTCGGATGTCAGATAACTAAGTAAAGCTTAACAATCTCTCTCAACTTGAACCATAGCCACCAAATAGAATTTCAACAACAattatttctcaaatttcataatttttattcagAACGCCGAATAGAAAGAAATTTGATAACTCAGGTGATTCAAGTACATAACCACCAAACAGAGTTTCAACAATAGCtgttttcaaaattcataaaatttaatcaTAACGTCTAACAGAAAGAAATCTAATAACTCAAGTGATTCAGATGTCAGGTAACCAAGTAAAGCTTAACAACTTCTCTCAACTTCGAACCATAGCCACCAAATAGAATTTCCACAACAgttattttccaaattttataatttttattccaGACGCCGAACAGAAAGAAATCTGATAACTCAGGTGATTCAAGTACATAACCACCAAATAGAGTTTCAACAATAGctgttttcaaaatttataaaaatttaatcacAATGTCGAATAGAAAGAAATCTAATAACCAGGTGATTCAGATATCAGATAACCAAGTTAAGCTTAACAGTTTTCTAAACTTCGAACCATAGCCACCAAATAGAATTTCAACAACagttatttctaaaattttataatttttattcagaACGCCGAACAGAAAGAAATCTGATAAATCATGTGATTCAAGTACATAGCCATCAAACAGGGTTTCAACAGTAGCTGTTTCCAAAATTCATACAAATTTAATCACAATGTCGAACAGAACGAAATCTAATAACTCAGGTGATTCAGATGTCAGGTAACCAAGTAAACCTTAACAGTGCTCTCAACTTCGAACCATAACCACCAAATAGAATTTCAACAACAGTTATTTcctaaatttcataatttttattcagAACGCCGAACAGAAAGAAATTTGATAATTCAGATGATTCAGGTAACAGATAACCATGTAAAGCTTAACAGTGTTCAGTTTTAAGTTTTCAAAACTTGATTCGTATGACACTATTTGGAAAAAGTGATGTATTGATTTGATCCTATAATCAAGATTTTCAGTAAAATTACTATCAAAttagcaaatcatttttaaatgtacttataaCAAATGATATTAGGGCTCCCAAATGGTGAAGGAACAGTAAAGTTTCCTGTTTGATCATGAAACCCAAATCAGAAGCCCAAATCCCTTTTTAGGTTTATTTGGAAATTTCAAGCCCAAATAGCAACACAAAATACAATTCCAAAATGATCACGTCCCGCCGATCACCAGGGTTGGTCGATTTACTTTCTCTCTAAAGAAGACGATCGACCGCTTTGCGGCGATTGTTAACGCTCCTCTTCCCTTTTTTAAGGCTGCGAACTCTCTCTCTCCGGCGAAATCAAGCTTGTAAGTTTCTCCTTGCTGTTCTTTTTTCTAGATTTGTTGCTTTCCTTTTTTCGGTAGATTATAAAAAAAGCCCTAATTTTTTTCAGTGATTTGTACTGGTGTGGTTGTGTTTTGAGTGAATTGGTGAAGAAACTGTTTGTGTTTTGATGCAGATGCTAGATTCTTTTTGACTGTTGCATAGCTATGTCggttaacaataataataacccTAACAAGAATATAGGAGGACCATCCTCCTTTGGCAATTCACCGCCGGGGAATCCGATGGCACATCTCCAGGCACAATCACAAGGCCAGCAACAGATGCCTTCAGGGTTTCCTGGGGCATTTCAGTTGTCGCAGCTATCTGCTGCACATGCCCAAGCAATTGCTCAAGCTCAGTCGAAAGTTCAGGCTCATGCGCAAGCTCAAGCACAAGCTCAAGCGCAAGCTGCTCATGCCCAGTTTCAGGCCCAGTTACAGGCTCAGGGTTTGTCTCTTAGCCAGGCTCATGCTCTTGGCAATTTTGGTTCTTCCTCACCCTCGATGCCTGGAAGTGCTTTGGCAAAACGCTTACCTCAGAAACCTCCTGTGCGGCCACCTGCATTCACAACTACTAACACAATTTCTCCAATGAGAACAATGGAGCTTTCAGCGGCTGCTCGTAGGAAAAAGCAGAAGCTTCCTGAGAAGCACATGAACGAGAAGGTGGCAGCCATTTTGCCTGAATCTTCCCTTTATACTCAGCTCCTTGAGTTTGAATCTCGGGTTGATTCCGCTTTAACAAGAAAGAAAGTTGACATCCAGGAGTCATTGAAGAATCCACCTACTATTCAGAAGACGCTTCGAATTTATGTATTCAATAGTTTTGCTAATCAGGTTCGTACCATTCCTAAGAAGCCAACAGCTGAACCTCCTACATGGACTCTTAAGATTGTAGGAAGGATTTTGGAGGAGGGAATGGATCCTGATCAAGCTGCCATGTTTCAGAAAACTAGCTCCATGTACCCAAAGTTTTCTACTTTCTTCAAAAGAGTCACCATTTCCTTGGACCAGAAACTATATCCTGATAACCATATTATAATTTGGGACTCTGCGCGATCTCCTGCACCTCAGGATGGTTTCGAGGTCAAAAGAAAAGGAGAGCAAGAGTTCACTGCTAATTTAAGACTAGAATTGAATTACATGCCTGAGAAATACAAACTTTCACCAGCTTTAACTGAAGTTCTGGGTATTGAGGTTGAGACTCGTGCTAGAATTGTCTCTTCTATCTGGCACTATGTTAAGGCTCGAAAGTTGCAGAACCCTGATGATCCTTCTTACTTCAACTGTGATCCTCCACTTCAGAAAGTTTTTGGGGAAGGAAAGGTTAAGTTCAATACAGTCACACAAAAGATCACACCTCATTTGTCTCCTCCACAACCCATACACTTGGAACACAGGATTAAACTTTCTGGAAATAACCCTGTTGGAACTGCTTGTTACGATGTATTGGTTGATGTGCCATTCCCTATCCAGAGGGAGCTGAATGCTTTGCTTGCCAATACCGAAAAGACCAAAGAGATTGAAACTTGCGATGAAGCAATTTGTTCTGCTATAAGGAAGATCCATGAGCATAGAAGGAGAAGGGCTTTTTTTCTGGGTTTTAGTCAATCCCCTGTTGAGTTTATTAATGCACTTCTAGAATCCCAGAGCAAGGATCTGAAAGTTGTTAGTGGGGAGCCAAGTCGCAATGTTGAGAAGGAGCGCCGGTCTCAGTTTTACAGCCAACCATGGTATTTACTAATTCTTTGCCTCCTGCTGCTAATTTTTACTTGCCTTTGCTATATAGTAATTTTGTTAGTGGAAGTTAAATTGCTTATTACCATTTGGAGTAGCTTCATATTTGAAGTTTCAGAAATTTGGTACGAAATACAACAATTTTCACCTAGGACAAAAGTTATACAACATTTAAATTATTCCCCGCGGATGTTTTATCTCAGCTAATGATCAAATTAGAAAATCATTTCAATTCTGATTCTATGGAAACTCAAGTTTCATTTTTGCGGGTCTAAATTGAGAGCGGGTGGCGTTCAGTAGGCAGTACTTTGCTTATTGTTTCATGTGATTTTGTTGCAGGTCATGCCATTTTTTGTTTTACATCATCGCGTCAACTTCCTTTATTGTTACTTACTTTTAATTCTAAGATAATGTTGTAACTAAAGGTGTTAAAGAATTTTTTCTAGTACTTCCCGCCTTTTAAGTTACCAGCACAGATGTCATATGGAAGGTTATCATTTATCGAAGAAGTTAAAGATGCATTAAAAGGTTCTTAATATTACTCAAAATCAAACTTATACTGGCTAAAGAAAGGAGGgctttcaagaaaaaattaacCAAAAGGGACAATATTTTTGTTGGTGTAATCAACCCTTTTATTCAAGACATTGTGGACCTCATCACGATATCTTTCCCCTTGTTGGTGGTGCAAAATTATGCAGTGTTGAACTGATGTTTGGAGATGCTGCTAATGGAGATTGTTTTTTATTGCCAGGGTTGAGGATGCTGTTATCCGCTACCTGAATCGCAAGCCAGCTGCTTCTGATGCCCCTGGAAGTGGATGAGCTGAACTGGATCCTTGCCTGGTGTCAGAATGTTTCTGTAGTATGTATCTGACATCATTGTTATCTCAAATAGTCAGGAATGTAGGTTTTGGGTGGGGGTACAGGGAAGAATTCTTGTGAAAGAAGCCATAAACTATGTTTGGTTGTTCTTAGCATCTCCCTGTGTTATGAATAGGTGTTCAGTATTTCTATTTTCAtaattgccaaaaaaaaaaaaactttgttgCTATGTGCTACAAAACATGTAAAAGTGTAGGGTATCTGGATGCGTTAATGTCTGATGATAGGACTTAAATTATCGATCATCATTAGCATTCCATCTTTGCGTGATTCAGTGTTTTTTACTGTTCGTTTTATTCCATCGTTCCCTTGTCCTGGCCAGCCCCAGTAGCATCTTCTTTTTCACTCGGTGTCCAGTATCCATTTGGCAAATTCATGTCAAGGTAAAGCGCTCCCCACCAATCTTGTCTCCCCCAGTTCAACTGCTTGTTCTCATTTGGTTTGgtgtttgaaaaatgtttttgatttGCTTCTGGTAAAAGTACTTTCGACTGACGATTGCTGAGAATCTTGTGTTGTGTGGAATGTTCCTTTGAAAAAGTTTCTCCAAAATGGACTCCAGTTTGACAAACCATGCTCTTTTCTTATTGTTGTCCTAGTCTCTAACCAATTTTAGCGGATTTGAAGATCATGATAATAAAAAAACCAatattattcttaaaatttttacttgatttatatattataaatttaatacgAATTTATCTGATAGAAGTATAGAATCTACTATATTTCGATTAAAGTTTACTTAGCGACTATTTACTTTTTTAacagaataaaaataatttaagttaaatgtttcatctttttcattatcgtggaacaaaaagaaattatatttgcctcaaatagtataaaatactttttattttaatattgggATCCAATAAAAGTTGGTGAATTCAGTGGTCATAAATAttggaaaattgaaaaatcaaatcaaaaaatttGATTCTTCGGTAATTCTATTTGGtgtcgattttttttttgaatctcaATTCTTCAGTTCGGAGTTTGGTATAGTGGTCCCAAAATTATGGTGCATCAAataattgaagtattattaaataatttttaaatgtattatattacttaatttttaattttacttggctcatttcaatttttatatttagagcCTAATCTTAAATTTCAAAAGTCTAAATAACAAAATAGTAAATCCTGAATACCTAAAGTCTAAATTAACCTAAACttaatttaattcaagtttGAGCCGCGACTTGGTGTTTCTACTTTCTACTTTATGATTTTGTCTGAACAATAAATTGATGTTCTTACCTTTTATTGTTAGACCGTTAGTTGTTACTTTGAAATTTAAACAACAAATGTTACTTTATCATAATCTCTCGTTATTTCTATTCACACCGAAAAATCAAttctaaaaatatcaaactaaacCAAAcctaatctaatttaatttaaaattaacacTTTTTTAGAACCGAATATCaaaaaaccaaatcaaaatttaattaaaccAAAAGCCAAaggtgaaagaaaagaaaaggtctTTATCAAAAGGGGAGAGGAACAGTGTCGTACATCTTTTCTGTCTACTcgctatttattttttatttaaaaaggggaaattagAAGTTTCTAGACGCAGCTTAATTGGGGGTAGGGCTGGAAGATATAGGCGCGAAGCTTCAATCAGATTGTCCGGTTTTCTTAGCTGaacaaaaatatgtaatttctCCTTCTCTAAACTTACGGTTTTAGTATTATTTATCTGTTAAAAATCATGATTTCTGTTTAGTACTTATGGTGTTGTGAATTGTAATGAGTAGGAGGCATTCGGTGAATCGTCCACCAACACCTGATACACGGGATGAACAAGAAAAGGAGCCTACACTTAAAGAAATTATCAACATTAAGGTCAATTTTTAGTCCTTTTTAGATTAGTTgtgtggttttttttttgttttaaatgtttGATGATTTGCTTTTTTAGTTGATTGAAAGTGGGGAAAAGGAAAGATTAATGGAGCTTTTGAGGGAAAGGCTTGTTGAGTCTGGGTGGAAGGATGAAATGAAAGCACTTTGTAGGTAATGTATCTCTCTGTGACCTTGTTTCAAACACTTGGAAGGATGAATTGTTGTTTAGTGTTCTCCAAATGAGTTAGCTATGTGTTTTGATCTGTTTTTCAGCAATTAGTGCCTTGCCCTTTTGCTACAATGAACCCCAGATAGGAAGTTTATTACTTTTCTTGTTTTGTTGGCAAGTGAAAACTTAATGCTTATTTGACAACCTTGTTATGTTGATTTTTATGGCTAGTGAAATGTAATAGTGTGTACTACATCCGTGCTTTGCATTCTAGAGGTGCATGTGGTTCAGTTCTCATCAGGACTTTTCATCCCTCTTCCCTCATCCCAGACCTTCCACGCCCCTTAGATCCCAAATGGTGCTAGGCAAGAAAGGCAGGTTATTTAAGTTTTTCATACTACTTGAACAATATAACCACCAACAAGTAAGGTGTTCTAAGTTCCTACCGCTGCTCTACTCTAATAATTGATTGCTTTCGACACACTGATATTAGTGTCTTTTCTGTCTTAAACACACCAACCCACCGCACAGCATCCCCCTCCTTCCCAAacctgaaaaaaaaaaagaaggaaagagaACCTTTTATCTTATAATCATGGTCTGTTCTAGCTTGCATGTAGCTTAGCTATTTCCATGGGATACCTGCCACCTCTCACCAGCATAGGTGTTCTCCATGGCTAGACAGTTGGGAAGAAATCACTTAGTGTTTTCATTCTCAAAAGAAAAGATCACCTTGTGTTTTTGTCTCCGTTGGAAATTGGACCATGAGAAAATTGAACATGAGATCTCATGGTTCTCAACCCAGTCCATGCTCTTGGGTGCACCAGAACCTTTTCCCCTGCTTTTGACCCTAATTCTACTTAAATCAGTGTTGACACCCCAACTAGTTCTAATTCAACTAGTGAAAAGGAATAAATCAGTGTTGACACCCCAACTAGTTCTAATTCAACtattgaaaaggaaaaggaagaaaCTCTATTATCCAAATTCTAAAATCCAATTATCGAACCTCTCTAATTAGATGGTTACACTGAATTATTTTAGAAGTAATAAACTTTTGTTTTGTAGTTCTGTAACCCCGACAAAAGATGTCACAAGATGTTTTTTCATTCAACCAGACACGCATATTAAAAGATAGTTAAATTGGAAAtgttcaatttttcaaaaaaagtttaaattggAAATACAAGTTCAAGAAGTGACAATCCTccagcttttttttttttttgacaagaGGAGGTTGCTCGGATGGTAAGCACCCTCCACCCCCAACCCTGAGGCTGTGGGTTCAAGTCACCTTAGGGAGCAAAATGGATGGGAGCTCCTAGGGAGGAGTTGAAAAGAAGAAGGGGTTTTGAAGGTAAGAGTTCGAGAGGGAAACTAGATGATGAGTAGAAAGAAGAGAGATGGACTTccttgaaaaataaaactaaaagaaCTTTCTCAGAAAAAGAAGGGATAGAGATGGAAGGGGTATGAGGGTCCTAAGCAAGGAAGGGAAGTGAGGATATGAAGCATCACAAAAGAGGATGTATGGAGGAGGAGAAGAATGGATGAAGGGAGTCTGAAGGGAATGACTAGGTCTAGAAGGTAGTTAAAGGTACAATTGAGGGTTGCTGGTCTGCtgaaaaaaaagaatcacaGAATTAGTAAGGCAATTTGTCAAAGTAGGATGGGGAGGGTTGGAGGAATAGTTGTGGGATATGGTTGGGGAGGGGCAGAATTGTGGGATAGGAAGGGGAAATAAAGAGGAGGAagaaaacatacaaaataaGGGTAGTGGAAATGCTTGACTTGTTTGATTAGTAGcagagattttattttatttgaagaaaGGGAAAAGTATCACTTCTTCGCCAAATTAACTACTTTAAGCTGGCGTCGATGGTAAAGTTTTGCATTTTAACAATATGCTTTTGTTAAATAATGTGGTATTTTGTGGCCAAAACCT
This window of the Solanum pennellii chromosome 2, SPENNV200 genome carries:
- the LOC107011528 gene encoding 30S ribosomal protein S21, chloroplastic, coding for MAVSSIANLFSFFNPSKPPTPKAPTLQFSPSAVDSLTSSRPNNDSSSMVVSSNDNHKYSILPVSSSDSDIMAVTCPSLAYANTLYFRSAYNVQVIVGDNEPEEKLLGRFRREVMRAGVIQECKRRRYFENSQDEKKRRTRDAARRNRRRRGPPRNFSDDKQETTKSKRDDDGEDNWELPDGGVAF
- the LOC107011334 gene encoding SWI/SNF complex component SNF12 homolog, whose amino-acid sequence is MSVNNNNNPNKNIGGPSSFGNSPPGNPMAHLQAQSQGQQQMPSGFPGAFQLSQLSAAHAQAIAQAQSKVQAHAQAQAQAQAQAAHAQFQAQLQAQGLSLSQAHALGNFGSSSPSMPGSALAKRLPQKPPVRPPAFTTTNTISPMRTMELSAAARRKKQKLPEKHMNEKVAAILPESSLYTQLLEFESRVDSALTRKKVDIQESLKNPPTIQKTLRIYVFNSFANQVRTIPKKPTAEPPTWTLKIVGRILEEGMDPDQAAMFQKTSSMYPKFSTFFKRVTISLDQKLYPDNHIIIWDSARSPAPQDGFEVKRKGEQEFTANLRLELNYMPEKYKLSPALTEVLGIEVETRARIVSSIWHYVKARKLQNPDDPSYFNCDPPLQKVFGEGKVKFNTVTQKITPHLSPPQPIHLEHRIKLSGNNPVGTACYDVLVDVPFPIQRELNALLANTEKTKEIETCDEAICSAIRKIHEHRRRRAFFLGFSQSPVEFINALLESQSKDLKVVSGEPSRNVEKERRSQFYSQPWVEDAVIRYLNRKPAASDAPGSG
- the LOC107009027 gene encoding transcription and mRNA export factor ENY2 gives rise to the protein MRHSVNRPPTPDTRDEQEKEPTLKEIINIKLIESGEKERLMELLRERLVESGWKDEMKALCREYIKKKGRNNITIDDLVHVITPKGRASIPDPIKAELLQRIRTFLVSPTL